The following proteins come from a genomic window of Tepidiforma thermophila:
- a CDS encoding LysM peptidoglycan-binding domain-containing protein: MTQEEYSQVCPYLGLADDADSHATYATEAHRCYRLETPTRIALPHQESYCLGANHVTCPVYLGEGIPGRQAPAAAPPPPAATVPGPAGRQGASRRPFGQPAAGSPRAPRRPAPGALGPRPRPGGISMPVATIGLFALAIVVVVIAFVIQQVVGDGGGGTISPADAVATRDALNRTQTAQAASGTPTPPTQQPGTQPPGTPRTGTPGATRTPGAGTATPDAGGRTHTVAEGDTCFSIAQANGVALEDLLRVNNLTEDDCTRLAVGQQLKLP, from the coding sequence GTGACGCAGGAAGAGTATTCGCAGGTATGCCCGTATCTTGGGCTGGCGGATGACGCCGATTCGCACGCGACCTACGCGACCGAGGCGCACCGCTGTTACCGGCTCGAGACCCCGACGCGGATTGCGCTGCCCCACCAGGAGAGCTACTGCCTTGGGGCGAACCATGTGACCTGCCCGGTGTACCTGGGTGAGGGGATCCCGGGGAGGCAGGCCCCGGCTGCGGCGCCGCCACCCCCGGCAGCCACGGTGCCGGGTCCAGCCGGGCGGCAGGGAGCGAGCCGGCGACCGTTCGGACAGCCGGCGGCGGGTTCACCCCGTGCGCCGCGGCGGCCCGCGCCGGGCGCGCTGGGACCGCGTCCGCGGCCGGGCGGCATCAGTATGCCGGTGGCGACGATCGGGCTCTTTGCGCTGGCGATTGTGGTGGTGGTGATTGCGTTCGTGATCCAGCAGGTGGTCGGCGACGGCGGCGGGGGGACGATCTCCCCGGCGGATGCCGTGGCCACCCGGGATGCGCTCAACCGGACGCAGACGGCGCAGGCTGCGAGCGGGACGCCGACCCCGCCGACTCAGCAGCCCGGGACGCAGCCCCCGGGTACGCCGCGCACTGGCACCCCGGGAGCAACGCGCACGCCGGGCGCGGGCACGGCGACGCCGGACGCCGGCGGGCGGACGCACACGGTGGCGGAGGGGGATACCTGCTTCTCGATCGCCCAGGCGAACGGCGTGGCGCTCGAAGACCTGCTGCGGGTGAACAACCTCACCGAGGACGACTGCACCCGGCTGGCGGTGGGGCAGCAGTTGAAGCTCCCGTAA
- a CDS encoding RNA polymerase sigma factor, with amino-acid sequence MCEPGEGAHDHRAGDVADAELAARAARRDPAAWETLFERHYRSVYAYLRFRLASPQEAEDLASQVFETAYARADTFDYRGVPIQAWLLAIARNLARDAIKKRIRRGPSDDLEAADLAGMLAEADPAPGVHLRSDLARALAELTEDQREVIRLRFILDKSVAETAVLMDRSEDAVKNLQRRALAALQRALGGAHYLSGGGAS; translated from the coding sequence GTGTGCGAACCGGGGGAAGGCGCCCATGACCACCGGGCTGGCGACGTCGCCGATGCTGAACTGGCAGCCCGCGCTGCCCGGCGCGACCCCGCCGCCTGGGAAACGCTCTTCGAGCGCCACTACCGTTCCGTGTACGCCTACCTCCGCTTCCGCCTCGCCAGCCCCCAGGAGGCCGAAGACCTCGCCTCCCAGGTCTTCGAAACCGCCTACGCCCGCGCCGATACCTTCGACTACCGCGGCGTCCCCATCCAGGCGTGGCTCCTCGCCATCGCCCGGAACCTCGCACGCGATGCCATCAAGAAACGCATTCGCCGCGGGCCTTCCGATGACCTCGAAGCAGCCGACCTCGCCGGAATGCTCGCCGAGGCCGACCCCGCGCCCGGCGTCCACCTCCGCAGCGACCTCGCCCGCGCCCTCGCCGAACTCACTGAAGACCAACGCGAGGTCATCCGCCTCCGCTTCATCCTCGATAAATCCGTCGCCGAGACCGCAGTCCTCATGGACCGCTCCGAAGACGCCGTCAAAAACCTCCAGCGACGCGCCCTCGCTGCCCTCCAGCGCGCCCTCGGCGGCGCACACTACCTCAGCGGAGGCGGTGCATCGTGA
- a CDS encoding Glu/Leu/Phe/Val family dehydrogenase, with the protein MTTTSEPRHVSPTESVLQSVIAAADRLRTPPEVVDLLRTSWREVRAQVPVRMDDRTLRIFEGYRVQHNGARGPYKGGVRYHPKADLDEVRALAMLMTYKCALMDLPFGGAKGGVMCDPTHMSETELNRLTRTYTQHIGMVLGVNRDIPAPDMGTNQQTMAWMMDAYGARYGYTPGIVTGKPVELGGSYGRDQATGRGVAICMRELARMERVAPQDIRVAIQGYGNVGSWTARIASEMGFRVIAVSDVKGGIWNPEGIDIAALDRWFAVAGSVAGFEPADPITNEALLELDCDYLVPAAIGEVITEENAARVKARVVVEAANHPVTPAADAILRAKKVLVLPDILANAGGVTVSYFEWTQNIQQFRWPLERVLDELEKRMVATFDELMTRAARDGTQPREAAFDIGLERVARAIQLRGFV; encoded by the coding sequence ATGACGACGACGAGCGAACCGCGGCATGTGTCGCCGACGGAGTCGGTGCTGCAGAGTGTGATTGCAGCGGCCGACCGGCTGCGGACGCCGCCCGAGGTGGTGGATTTGCTGCGGACGTCGTGGCGGGAGGTGCGGGCGCAGGTTCCGGTGCGGATGGACGACCGGACGCTGCGGATTTTCGAGGGGTACCGGGTGCAGCACAACGGGGCGCGGGGCCCATACAAGGGCGGGGTGCGGTATCACCCGAAGGCGGACCTGGACGAGGTGCGGGCGCTGGCGATGCTGATGACCTATAAGTGCGCGCTGATGGACCTGCCGTTCGGGGGTGCCAAGGGCGGGGTGATGTGCGACCCAACGCACATGAGCGAGACAGAGCTGAACCGGCTGACACGGACGTACACCCAGCACATCGGGATGGTGCTCGGGGTGAACCGTGATATCCCGGCGCCGGACATGGGCACCAACCAGCAGACGATGGCGTGGATGATGGATGCCTACGGTGCGCGGTACGGGTACACGCCGGGGATTGTGACGGGGAAGCCGGTCGAGCTTGGCGGGAGCTACGGGCGGGACCAGGCAACGGGGCGCGGCGTGGCGATCTGCATGCGGGAGCTGGCGCGGATGGAGCGGGTGGCGCCGCAGGATATCCGGGTGGCGATCCAGGGGTACGGGAATGTGGGCAGCTGGACGGCGCGGATCGCGAGCGAGATGGGCTTCCGGGTGATTGCGGTGAGCGACGTGAAAGGGGGCATCTGGAACCCGGAGGGGATCGACATCGCGGCGCTCGACCGGTGGTTTGCGGTGGCCGGGAGCGTGGCGGGATTCGAGCCGGCGGACCCGATTACCAATGAAGCGCTGCTGGAGCTCGACTGCGACTACCTCGTGCCGGCAGCCATCGGCGAGGTGATCACGGAGGAGAACGCGGCGCGGGTGAAGGCTCGGGTGGTGGTGGAGGCGGCGAACCACCCGGTGACGCCGGCGGCGGACGCCATCCTGCGGGCGAAGAAGGTGCTGGTGCTGCCGGACATCCTTGCGAATGCGGGGGGCGTGACCGTCTCGTACTTCGAGTGGACGCAGAACATCCAGCAGTTCCGCTGGCCGCTCGAGCGGGTGCTGGATGAGCTCGAGAAGCGGATGGTGGCGACCTTCGACGAGCTGATGACGCGGGCGGCGCGGGACGGCACGCAGCCGCGGGAGGCGGCGTTCGATATCGGGCTGGAGCGGGTTGCGCGGGCAATCCAGCTGCGGGGGTTCGTGTAG
- a CDS encoding VanZ family protein has protein sequence MTAARVRPWLLALLAWAALIFVLSSFPNPPGPRANDLRSTLAHIVEYAVFGFLALNLLVRLRRQLTGRLLAAAWLLSVAYGISDELHQAFVPRRDASLLDVLADAAGAALGVAAAALQHRIRTARFSRTADRPGPAPRRSAR, from the coding sequence ATGACCGCTGCCCGTGTCCGCCCGTGGCTGCTGGCCCTCCTCGCCTGGGCGGCCCTCATCTTCGTCCTCTCGAGCTTCCCCAATCCGCCCGGGCCGCGCGCCAACGACCTCCGCTCGACCCTCGCCCACATCGTCGAGTACGCCGTCTTCGGCTTCCTCGCCCTGAATCTCCTCGTGCGCTTGCGCCGGCAGCTCACCGGCCGTCTCCTCGCCGCCGCTTGGCTCCTCTCCGTCGCCTACGGCATCTCCGACGAACTCCACCAGGCGTTCGTGCCGCGCCGCGATGCCTCGCTCCTCGACGTCCTTGCCGATGCCGCCGGGGCCGCCCTCGGCGTCGCGGCGGCGGCCCTCCAGCACCGCATCCGCACCGCCCGCTTCAGCCGAACAGCGGACCGCCCGGGTCCAGCACCTCGCCGTTCAGCGCGATGA
- a CDS encoding 2-hydroxyacid dehydrogenase translates to MGHVFITRAIPGTAVAQLEAAGHTVEVWPGELPPPPDALAAALARSDAAMTMVVDRITPAMLAGAPRLRIVANMAVGYDNIDPAAAAEAGVWVTNTPGVLAETTADLAFALLLAAARRVVEADRDTRAGGWKTWSPTAFLGTDLFGATLGIVGLGEIGEAVARRARGFRMRILYHSRTRKPALEADLGLEFCDLHSLLAGSDFVSLHTPLTPETRHLLGPAAFAAMKPGAILVNTARGGIVDQDALVEALRSGRLGGAALDVTEPEPLPLTHPLYSFPNVIITPHIGSASRATRARMAEMAAANILAVLEGREPPNPVNRPPRPRG, encoded by the coding sequence ATGGGCCACGTCTTCATTACCCGGGCAATTCCCGGCACCGCCGTCGCACAGCTCGAAGCCGCCGGCCATACCGTCGAGGTCTGGCCCGGCGAACTCCCGCCCCCGCCCGATGCCCTCGCCGCCGCCCTCGCCCGCAGCGATGCGGCCATGACCATGGTCGTCGACCGCATCACCCCTGCCATGCTTGCCGGCGCGCCCCGCCTCCGCATCGTCGCCAACATGGCCGTCGGCTACGACAACATCGACCCCGCCGCCGCGGCCGAAGCCGGCGTCTGGGTCACGAACACCCCCGGCGTCCTCGCCGAGACGACCGCCGACCTCGCCTTCGCCCTCCTCCTCGCCGCCGCCCGCCGCGTCGTCGAAGCCGACCGCGATACCCGCGCCGGCGGCTGGAAAACCTGGTCGCCCACGGCATTCCTCGGCACCGACCTCTTCGGCGCCACCCTCGGCATCGTCGGCCTCGGCGAAATCGGCGAGGCCGTCGCCCGCCGCGCCCGCGGCTTCCGCATGCGCATCCTCTATCACTCCCGCACCCGCAAACCCGCCCTCGAAGCCGACCTCGGCCTCGAATTCTGCGACCTGCACAGCCTCCTCGCCGGGTCCGACTTCGTCTCGCTCCACACGCCGCTTACGCCGGAGACCCGCCACCTCCTCGGCCCGGCGGCGTTCGCCGCCATGAAACCTGGCGCCATCCTCGTCAACACCGCCCGCGGCGGTATCGTCGACCAGGATGCCCTCGTCGAAGCCCTGCGCAGCGGCCGCCTCGGCGGCGCCGCCCTCGATGTCACCGAGCCCGAGCCCCTCCCGCTCACCCACCCCCTCTACAGCTTCCCGAACGTCATCATCACGCCACACATCGGCAGCGCCAGCCGCGCCACTCGCGCCCGCATGGCCGAGATGGCCGCCGCCAACATCCTCGCCGTCCTGGAGGGCCGCGAGCCGCCCAACCCCGTGAATCGCCCGCCCCGCCCCCGCGGCTAA
- a CDS encoding orotate phosphoribosyltransferase, giving the protein MSKSSKAPGNLWLAEELWKLDAIEFGDFTLGRTAVHSPIYINLRRLISNPKALNRCARIIKEELEALMSMRNPHVHPFTLVAGVPFGGLHVATAFSLLANVPMIYIHPPHTDKADVIEGIYVRGQSCLIIDDLITGGGSILQTAATLESAGLVVRDAVTLIDRQEGGRQALKAAGINLISILTLEQIANYLMSAGHITEDQYRATMEYLASRNGG; this is encoded by the coding sequence TTGAGCAAATCCTCCAAAGCGCCAGGCAACCTCTGGCTCGCCGAAGAACTCTGGAAACTCGACGCCATCGAATTCGGCGATTTCACCCTCGGGCGCACCGCCGTCCATTCCCCCATCTACATCAACCTCCGCCGCCTCATCTCCAACCCCAAAGCCCTCAACCGCTGCGCGCGCATCATCAAAGAGGAGCTCGAAGCCCTCATGTCGATGCGCAACCCCCACGTCCACCCCTTCACCCTCGTCGCCGGCGTCCCCTTCGGCGGGCTGCACGTCGCCACCGCGTTCTCCCTCCTCGCCAACGTCCCGATGATCTACATCCACCCCCCGCATACCGATAAGGCGGATGTCATTGAAGGCATCTACGTCCGCGGGCAGAGCTGCCTCATTATCGACGACCTCATCACCGGCGGAGGCTCCATCCTCCAGACCGCCGCAACCCTCGAATCCGCCGGCCTCGTCGTCCGTGACGCCGTCACCCTCATCGACCGCCAGGAAGGCGGCCGCCAGGCCCTCAAGGCCGCCGGCATCAACCTCATCTCCATCCTCACCCTCGAGCAGATCGCCAACTACCTCATGTCGGCCGGCCACATCACCGAAGACCAGTACCGCGCCACCATGGAGTACCTCGCCTCCCGCAACGGCGGCTGA
- a CDS encoding MFS transporter: MISAWAARTFKALEYRHYRVLWIGTSLAFLAFMMSSVVQAVVAFELTGRNGAVGFVSLGMGLATILVSPFGGVTADRLPKRRLLFIGQSIIGLNFAAVGLLIVFDLITIPLLALSTLVMGAVFSFIGPARQAWIGELLPAHDLPNGIALQQVGMTLTRVIGPFVAAGLISVSFIGTGGTYLFMAGLFVFVVLTLSMLPPSQAVARGGRSFRDDMALGVRHIRARPRLMLAVVTFIGVIMAGFSYFVVLPGFLENELGRSSKDMALLMAAGAASGFVVSVGVAGAAGSRHAWSLMAAGGVVLGLSLVLLASAPNFGVALLAMLAIGAGTGAFQVLNNAIVMREAEPAYHGRVMSLTMLAWGVNGLVAYPFGALADWIGERETLGVMAAGVLVIVAGAWFASLPLRGAAAEGALPRPLGGD; encoded by the coding sequence ATGATTTCGGCATGGGCTGCGCGGACGTTCAAGGCGCTGGAGTACCGGCACTACCGGGTGCTCTGGATCGGGACGTCGCTGGCGTTCCTCGCGTTCATGATGTCGTCGGTCGTGCAGGCGGTTGTCGCGTTCGAGCTGACGGGGCGGAACGGGGCGGTTGGGTTCGTATCGCTCGGGATGGGGCTGGCGACGATCCTGGTGTCGCCGTTCGGGGGTGTGACGGCGGACCGGCTGCCGAAGCGGCGGCTGCTGTTTATCGGACAGTCGATCATCGGGCTGAATTTTGCGGCCGTCGGCCTGCTGATCGTGTTCGACCTGATCACGATTCCGCTGCTGGCGCTTTCGACGCTGGTAATGGGGGCTGTCTTCTCGTTCATCGGGCCGGCCCGGCAGGCGTGGATTGGGGAGCTGCTGCCGGCGCACGACCTGCCGAACGGAATTGCGCTGCAGCAGGTTGGGATGACGCTGACGCGGGTGATCGGGCCGTTCGTGGCGGCGGGCCTGATCAGCGTTTCGTTCATTGGGACGGGCGGCACCTACCTGTTCATGGCGGGGCTGTTCGTGTTCGTGGTGCTGACGCTCTCGATGCTGCCGCCGTCTCAGGCGGTGGCGCGGGGCGGGCGGTCGTTCCGCGATGACATGGCGCTGGGTGTGCGGCACATCCGGGCCCGGCCGCGGCTGATGCTGGCAGTGGTCACCTTTATCGGGGTGATCATGGCGGGGTTCTCGTACTTCGTGGTGCTGCCCGGCTTTCTGGAGAATGAGCTGGGGCGGTCGTCGAAGGACATGGCGCTCCTGATGGCAGCCGGGGCAGCGAGCGGGTTCGTGGTGTCGGTCGGCGTGGCGGGGGCAGCGGGGTCGCGGCATGCGTGGTCACTGATGGCGGCGGGCGGAGTCGTGCTCGGGCTGTCGCTTGTGCTGCTGGCGAGTGCGCCGAACTTTGGCGTCGCGCTCCTGGCGATGCTCGCGATCGGTGCGGGCACCGGGGCGTTCCAGGTGCTGAACAACGCGATTGTGATGCGGGAGGCGGAGCCGGCGTACCACGGGCGGGTGATGTCGCTGACGATGCTGGCCTGGGGCGTGAACGGGCTGGTGGCGTACCCCTTCGGGGCGCTGGCGGACTGGATTGGCGAGCGGGAGACGCTCGGGGTGATGGCGGCGGGGGTGCTGGTGATCGTCGCGGGTGCGTGGTTCGCATCGCTGCCGCTGCGTGGAGCCGCAGCGGAGGGTGCGCTACCGCGGCCGCTGGGCGGCGACTAA
- the rpsL gene encoding 30S ribosomal protein S12 — translation MPTINQLVRKGRIKKTKKSGAPALLFSFNSNTGKLTKSARRGNPQKRGVCTQVRTQTPKKPNSALRKVARVRLVNGIEVTAYIPGEGHNLQEHSVVLVRGGRVKDLPGVRYHIVRGALDAAGVNNRKQGRSKYGTRKNAQPAAGRKR, via the coding sequence ATGCCGACCATCAACCAGCTCGTTCGCAAAGGACGAATCAAGAAGACGAAGAAGTCGGGCGCGCCTGCCCTGCTCTTCAGCTTCAACTCCAACACCGGCAAGCTGACCAAATCGGCCCGGCGCGGCAACCCGCAGAAGCGCGGGGTCTGCACCCAGGTCCGCACCCAAACGCCGAAAAAGCCGAACTCCGCCCTCCGCAAGGTCGCCCGCGTGCGCCTCGTCAACGGCATCGAAGTCACGGCCTACATCCCTGGCGAAGGGCACAATCTCCAGGAACACTCCGTCGTCCTCGTCCGCGGCGGCCGCGTCAAAGACCTCCCGGGCGTCCGCTACCACATCGTCCGCGGCGCCCTCGATGCCGCCGGGGTCAACAACCGCAAGCAGGGCCGCTCCAAGTACGGCACCCGCAAGAACGCCCAGCCCGCCGCCGGCCGCAAGCGCTAA
- the rpsG gene encoding 30S ribosomal protein S7 has translation MARRTKPEKRPIPPDPRYGNVHLQMFINKLMRRGKKSVAEKVVYGALERIQNQTGRDPLDVFQQAIRQATPVLEVKPRRVGGATYQVPVEIRPDRRIALAMRWILNAARNRNGRSMSEKLAAELLDAANGTGAAIKRRDDTHRMAEANRAFVHYRW, from the coding sequence ATGGCCCGACGCACCAAGCCCGAGAAACGCCCGATCCCGCCCGACCCCCGCTACGGCAACGTCCACCTGCAGATGTTCATCAATAAGCTCATGCGGCGTGGCAAAAAGAGCGTCGCCGAGAAGGTCGTCTACGGTGCGCTCGAGCGGATCCAGAACCAGACCGGCCGCGACCCGCTCGATGTCTTCCAGCAGGCGATCCGCCAGGCCACGCCCGTCCTCGAAGTCAAGCCCCGCCGCGTCGGCGGCGCCACCTACCAGGTGCCCGTCGAAATCCGGCCCGACCGCCGCATCGCCCTCGCCATGCGCTGGATCCTCAACGCCGCCCGCAACCGCAACGGCCGCTCCATGAGCGAAAAGCTCGCCGCCGAGCTCCTCGACGCCGCAAACGGCACGGGCGCTGCGATCAAACGCCGCGACGATACTCACCGGATGGCGGAGGCCAACCGCGCCTTCGTCCACTACCGCTGGTAA
- a CDS encoding NAD-dependent epimerase/dehydratase family protein, with the protein MTTPSAPSRWLITGGTGFLGSHIARRLLNDGIHPVLFDIVPLPPDDADIADRVTFIQGDVQDREAIRQALEGVDVVIHAAAALPIQVSKRKIYATNVRGTRYVLHEALKAGIRRVVFISSTAVYGVPKIHPIDETSPLHPLGHYGASKVVGEQLCRDYQARGLEVNIIRPKTFLGTGRLGVFEILFEWIAEGRRIPLLGNGTNHYQLLEVTDLVDAIVRAATRPDVVNETMNVGADRFQTLNEDMQALFDHAGSGSRLWHLPARPGELALRVLELLRLSPLAAWHYGTMWRDSYVEVDKAKRLLGWQPQYSNAEALIRAWDWYIENKGRYDTGVTHRVAWQKGALAILRRLS; encoded by the coding sequence ATGACCACTCCCTCCGCCCCGTCCCGCTGGCTCATCACCGGCGGCACCGGCTTCCTCGGCTCTCATATCGCACGCCGCCTCCTCAATGACGGCATCCACCCCGTCCTCTTCGACATCGTCCCCCTCCCGCCCGATGACGCCGATATCGCCGACCGCGTCACCTTCATCCAGGGCGACGTCCAGGACCGCGAGGCAATCCGCCAAGCCCTCGAGGGCGTCGACGTCGTCATCCACGCGGCCGCCGCCCTCCCCATCCAGGTCTCGAAGCGCAAAATCTACGCCACCAACGTCCGTGGCACCCGATACGTCCTCCACGAGGCGCTCAAGGCCGGCATCCGCCGCGTTGTCTTTATCTCCTCCACCGCCGTCTACGGCGTCCCCAAAATCCACCCGATCGACGAAACCTCGCCCCTCCATCCCCTCGGCCACTACGGCGCCTCCAAGGTCGTCGGCGAGCAGCTCTGCCGCGACTACCAGGCCCGCGGCCTCGAAGTGAACATCATCCGGCCCAAGACCTTCCTCGGCACCGGCCGGCTCGGCGTCTTCGAAATCCTCTTCGAATGGATCGCCGAGGGCCGCCGCATCCCCCTCCTCGGCAACGGCACCAACCACTACCAGCTCCTCGAAGTTACCGACCTCGTCGATGCCATCGTCCGCGCCGCCACCCGCCCCGACGTCGTGAACGAAACCATGAACGTCGGCGCAGACCGCTTCCAAACCCTCAACGAAGACATGCAGGCCCTCTTCGACCACGCCGGCTCCGGCTCGCGCCTGTGGCACCTGCCGGCCCGGCCCGGCGAGCTCGCTCTCCGCGTCCTCGAACTGCTCCGGCTCTCCCCGCTCGCTGCCTGGCACTACGGCACCATGTGGCGCGACTCCTACGTCGAAGTCGACAAAGCGAAACGGCTCCTCGGCTGGCAGCCGCAATACTCCAACGCCGAAGCGCTCATCCGCGCCTGGGACTGGTACATCGAAAACAAAGGCCGCTACGACACCGGCGTCACCCACCGCGTCGCCTGGCAGAAGGGCGCCCTCGCCATCCTCCGCCGCCTCAGCTGA